Genomic window (Deferrivibrio essentukiensis):
TTTTTAGAAAAGGAGGTTTTCTGGTAAAACAATTACCAGATGAGCATGCTGGTGGTAAATGGCTCTTACGTTACAATAGTGTATTGGGACAAACGAGTAATTTAGAGGTAGATATAAATTTTATGTACCGAATACCAATATGGTCTATAAAATCATTGAATTCAAAGTCTATTGGGATTTGGCAAGCCAGTCAAATTCCAGTCATTAACGATTATGAGTTAATTGCTGGCAAACTTGTTGCATTGTTAACGAGGGGAAAAAGCAGAGACCTGTTTGATGTATTTATGATCAGTAAAAACTTGAATATAAATTTTGAAAAATTACGTTTAGCTTTTACAGTTTATGGTGCTATGAGCAGGAAAGACTGGAGAACAATTTCTATCGACGATGTGGTGTTTGATATAAATGAACTTAAAAATCAGCTTATTCCAACACTTAATGTTAATAAATCTCAATATATCAAAGACATCAATAAATTTGGACAA
Coding sequences:
- a CDS encoding nucleotidyl transferase AbiEii/AbiGii toxin family protein encodes the protein MSESEKTGFRADMLEKVIYLLELLNTLNEHPFLKGKFVLKGGTALNLFIFDIPRLSVDIDLNYIGTEERDKMLVERQLIESALQDIFRKGGFLVKQLPDEHAGGKWLLRYNSVLGQTSNLEVDINFMYRIPIWSIKSLNSKSIGIWQASQIPVINDYELIAGKLVALLTRGKSRDLFDVFMISKNLNINFEKLRLAFTVYGAMSRKDWRTISIDDVVFDINELKNQLIPTLNVNKSQYIKDINKFGQ